From a single Kryptolebias marmoratus isolate JLee-2015 linkage group LG6, ASM164957v2, whole genome shotgun sequence genomic region:
- the LOC108247860 gene encoding gamma-crystallin M2 produces MSNTDMSMRGKVIFYEDRNFQGRYYECMSDCADMYSYLSRCHSCRVESGCFMAYDRPNFMGNQYFFRRGEYSDYMSMMGMRDCIRSCRMIPMHRGSYRMRIYERENFGGQMYEMMDDCDNIMDRYRMSDCMSCHVMDGYWLMYEQPHYRGRMMYMRPGEYRSFRDMGYGGTRFMSMRRIMDSWY; encoded by the exons ATGAGCAACACTGACATGAGCATGAGGGGAAAG GTCATCTTCTATGAGGACAGGAACTTTCAGGGTCGTTACTATGAGTGCATGAGTGACTGTGCTGACATGTACTCCTACCTGAGCAGGTGTCACTCCTGCAGGGTGGAGAGTGGCTGCTTCATGGCCTATGACCGTCCTAACTTCATGGGAAACCAGTATTTTTTCAGGAGAGGCGAGTACTCTGATTACATGAGCATGATGGGCATGAGGGACTGCATTAGGTCTTGCCGTATGATCCCTATG CATAGAGGATCCTACAGAATGAGGATCTATGAGAGGGAGAACTTTGGTGGTCAAATGTATGAAATGATGGACGACTGTGACAACATCATGGATCGCTATCGTATGTCTGACTGCATGTCCTGCCACGTGATGGATGGTTACTGGCTGATGTATGAGCAGCCCCACTACAGAGGCAGGATGATGTACATGAGGCCTGGAGAGTACAGGAGCTTCAGGGACATGGGATATGGAGGCACGAGGTTCATGAGCATGAGAAGAATTATGGATTCCTGGTATTAA